A single region of the Jatrophihabitans sp. GAS493 genome encodes:
- a CDS encoding HAD family hydrolase — translation MEIRAIAFDVNGTLIEIRTDEHVDEIFRAAGHFLTYQGIDLRRHQVRDLYFEFLKQQRRSSGEEHPEFDAVEIWRRIIDENMTDFTRALPPEKLAQMPLFMAEMYRGISRRRLKLYPHVRKMLNILRQHYPLALVTDAQSAYARGELHRAGILDYFDPIIVSGDHGYRKPDRRLFQFAIDALGVAAEQTLYVGNDMKRDIYGAREAGMRTMLFNSDQGTKEYLGCVAEHTITDYRELLAILGVG, via the coding sequence ATGGAGATTCGGGCGATCGCCTTCGATGTGAACGGCACCCTGATCGAGATCCGGACCGACGAGCATGTGGATGAGATCTTCCGGGCCGCTGGGCACTTCCTCACCTATCAGGGAATCGACCTGCGTCGTCATCAGGTCCGCGACCTGTACTTCGAGTTTCTGAAGCAGCAGCGCAGATCGAGCGGGGAGGAACACCCGGAGTTCGATGCGGTCGAAATCTGGCGGCGAATCATCGATGAGAACATGACCGACTTCACCCGCGCCCTGCCGCCGGAGAAACTCGCCCAGATGCCGCTTTTCATGGCCGAAATGTATCGGGGCATCTCGCGGCGCCGGCTGAAGCTGTACCCACATGTGCGCAAAATGCTGAACATTCTGCGGCAGCACTACCCGCTTGCCCTGGTCACCGATGCGCAGAGCGCCTATGCCCGTGGCGAGTTGCATCGGGCCGGGATCCTCGACTACTTCGACCCGATCATCGTGTCGGGCGACCACGGCTACCGAAAGCCGGATCGTCGCCTCTTTCAATTCGCCATCGACGCGCTGGGGGTGGCGGCGGAGCAGACGCTCTACGTCGGCAACGACATGAAGCGGGACATCTATGGTGCCCGGGAGGCCGGGATGCGCACGATGCTGTTCAACTCAGATCAGGGGACGAAGGAGTATCTCGGCTGCGTCGCCGAGCACACCATCACCGATTACCGCGAACTTCTCGCGATTCTCGGAGTTGGCTGA
- a CDS encoding S1C family serine protease, with product MSEQFPDQPTEILPADGTAPADSNVVNPHPPLYQQAGYQQTPYQQVPYQQTPYQQTPYQQYQPPYQGQYQADAPYQPFYESPYQSPYQSPYLTAAPTAPAAGATTTKSPHAHRSTYIAVAAALVAGALGVGGTLIATHNDTVNGVASQPVAGSNSGSGSGSSSDGSSGSGSDGGSLGGFGNGFGSSNGYGSGSDGSGSDGSGSTSGGNDSASSTATKATATQSVGVVDINTELGYQSAEAAGTGIVLTSSGEILTNNHVVRGSTKITVTVVSTGKTYSAKVVGTDVTDDVAVLRLSGASGLATAKITSNSASVGDSVVAVGNAGGTGGTPSAAAGQVVALGQSITATDSDGSDAENLTDLIETNADVQAGDSGGPLYNGNGSIIGMDTAASSSDSSTFNASPQSYAIPITKALSIATQIVEGKSSSTIHIGDSPFLGVQLSATAADGSTSSGSGLAVAGVVDSGPAAKAGIVAGDAITAVNGKSISSADDLTSALADAHPGDSVTVTWTDASGSSHRTKITLATGPAI from the coding sequence ATGAGCGAGCAGTTCCCCGACCAGCCGACCGAGATCCTTCCCGCCGACGGGACGGCTCCGGCCGACTCGAACGTAGTCAACCCCCACCCGCCGCTGTACCAGCAGGCTGGCTACCAGCAGACGCCGTATCAGCAGGTGCCCTACCAGCAGACGCCGTACCAGCAGACGCCGTACCAGCAGTATCAGCCGCCCTACCAGGGTCAGTACCAGGCCGATGCTCCCTACCAGCCCTTCTACGAGTCGCCGTACCAGTCCCCGTACCAGTCTCCGTACCTCACCGCCGCTCCCACCGCGCCGGCCGCTGGGGCTACCACCACCAAGTCGCCGCACGCGCACCGTTCGACCTACATCGCGGTCGCCGCGGCGTTGGTCGCCGGCGCCCTGGGCGTCGGTGGGACGCTGATCGCGACTCACAATGACACGGTCAATGGAGTTGCATCGCAGCCAGTAGCCGGCTCCAACTCCGGCTCCGGCAGTGGTTCGTCGAGCGACGGCTCGTCTGGCTCGGGCTCCGACGGAGGCTCGCTGGGCGGCTTCGGCAACGGCTTCGGTTCCTCAAACGGCTACGGCTCGGGTTCGGACGGATCCGGCTCTGACGGCTCAGGCTCGACGAGCGGCGGCAATGACTCGGCGTCCTCGACTGCGACCAAGGCCACCGCCACCCAATCGGTCGGGGTCGTCGACATCAACACCGAACTCGGCTACCAGAGTGCGGAGGCGGCCGGAACCGGCATCGTCCTCACCTCCTCGGGCGAGATCCTCACCAACAACCACGTGGTGCGGGGCTCGACCAAGATCACCGTGACCGTCGTCAGCACCGGCAAGACCTACAGCGCGAAGGTCGTCGGAACCGACGTCACCGATGACGTCGCCGTGCTGCGACTGTCCGGGGCGAGTGGATTGGCCACAGCCAAGATCACCTCCAACAGTGCCAGCGTCGGCGACTCAGTTGTGGCCGTCGGAAACGCCGGCGGCACCGGTGGCACGCCGAGTGCGGCCGCCGGTCAGGTTGTGGCGCTCGGCCAGAGCATCACCGCTACTGACTCCGATGGCAGCGACGCCGAGAACCTGACGGACTTGATCGAGACCAACGCCGACGTCCAGGCCGGCGACTCGGGTGGACCCTTGTACAACGGCAACGGGTCGATCATCGGCATGGACACCGCGGCCTCAAGCTCGGACAGCAGTACTTTCAACGCCAGCCCGCAGAGCTATGCGATTCCGATCACCAAGGCACTCTCCATCGCCACGCAGATCGTCGAGGGTAAGAGCAGCTCGACCATCCACATCGGCGACAGCCCGTTCCTCGGCGTGCAGCTCTCGGCCACCGCGGCCGACGGCTCAACTAGCTCAGGCAGCGGCCTCGCCGTCGCTGGCGTCGTCGACTCGGGACCGGCGGCCAAGGCCGGCATCGTCGCCGGTGACGCCATCACCGCGGTCAACGGGAAATCAATCTCCAGTGCCGATGACCTGACCTCAGCCCTGGCCGATGCACACCCGGGTGACTCGGTGACGGTGACTTGGACCGACGCCTCGGGCAGCTCGCACCGCACGAAGATCACTCTCGCGACGGGGCCGGCCATCTAA
- a CDS encoding cation:proton antiporter, with the protein MENLVVVAAIAAVAPLLASAFGRWIAIPLVVFEIVLGILFGPQVLGWVEPGPQIEFLSQFGLAMLFLLAGYEIDFARIRGRPLRQSAIGWLLSLALGVGLGVLLSPTVAAGVLVGICLTSTALGTLLPVLRDSDELSTPFGAAMLAVGAVGEFGPLIAVALFLSGRSPLRAAVILIVFALLIVAALVVTVRFEHARVHRLIEATLHTSGQFAVRLVILILAALVALATSFGLDMLLGAFGAGVLINLLLAGADPQAARVIETKLDAVGFGFLVPIFFVNTGLGFDLDALTEKASTMALVPIFALLFLVVRGIPATLAAPPGSSWYDRGAIVLLGATGLPIIVAVTTIGVDHGDLRTSTAAALVGAGIFSVLLYPLLGLTLRRRFKGPSPADSVPA; encoded by the coding sequence GTGGAGAACCTCGTCGTGGTCGCCGCGATCGCTGCGGTCGCGCCCCTGCTGGCCAGCGCGTTCGGGCGGTGGATCGCCATCCCCTTGGTCGTCTTCGAGATCGTGCTGGGGATCCTCTTTGGCCCACAGGTACTCGGATGGGTCGAACCCGGACCGCAGATCGAGTTCCTATCCCAGTTCGGCCTGGCCATGCTCTTCCTGCTCGCCGGTTACGAGATCGACTTCGCCCGGATTCGTGGGCGCCCGCTGCGGCAGTCAGCAATCGGGTGGCTGCTCTCCCTCGCCCTTGGCGTCGGGCTGGGCGTACTGCTGTCACCCACCGTCGCGGCCGGTGTGCTGGTGGGGATCTGCCTGACCAGCACCGCACTCGGAACGTTGCTTCCCGTACTGCGTGATAGCGACGAGTTGTCGACGCCCTTCGGAGCGGCCATGCTTGCGGTCGGCGCCGTTGGTGAGTTCGGCCCGCTCATTGCGGTCGCGCTCTTCCTGAGCGGCCGCAGCCCGCTCCGCGCCGCGGTGATTCTGATCGTGTTCGCGCTGTTGATCGTCGCAGCGCTCGTGGTCACGGTGCGTTTCGAACACGCCCGGGTCCACCGATTGATCGAGGCAACCCTGCACACCAGCGGGCAATTCGCGGTGCGGTTGGTCATCCTGATCCTTGCCGCGTTGGTCGCTCTCGCCACTTCGTTCGGGCTCGACATGCTGCTTGGGGCTTTTGGTGCCGGTGTCCTGATCAACCTTCTGCTGGCCGGGGCCGATCCGCAGGCTGCGCGGGTTATCGAGACGAAACTCGATGCCGTCGGGTTCGGATTCCTGGTGCCGATCTTCTTCGTGAACACCGGGCTGGGGTTCGATCTCGACGCGCTCACCGAAAAAGCGTCAACGATGGCCCTCGTCCCGATATTTGCTCTCCTCTTCCTCGTCGTGCGGGGTATCCCGGCGACTCTCGCCGCGCCACCGGGCTCGAGCTGGTACGACCGCGGGGCGATCGTGCTGCTGGGAGCGACCGGACTGCCGATCATCGTGGCCGTCACCACGATCGGGGTCGACCACGGGGACCTCCGCACTTCGACCGCGGCGGCGCTGGTTGGTGCGGGCATCTTCTCCGTGCTGCTTTATCCGTTGCTCGGCCTGACCCTTCGCCGGCGCTTCAAGGGGCCATCTCCGGCGGATTCCGTCCCGGCCTAG
- a CDS encoding DUF6325 family protein — protein MVTKLGPIEVIVVSFPDSDFNGSIITEIQSLVDRNIINVVDGLLAKKDLDGSIELIEFEQTNLESDAAALAALVGEIHPDLISDEDVDELAAALEPGASAAILVFEHEWAKPLRNSIVDSGGVLVANLRIPGLVVDEVLTALDELSEIS, from the coding sequence ATGGTTACCAAGTTGGGCCCAATCGAGGTCATCGTAGTGAGCTTTCCTGACAGCGATTTCAACGGGAGCATAATCACCGAGATTCAGTCGCTCGTTGATCGCAACATCATCAATGTCGTCGACGGACTGCTCGCGAAGAAGGACCTCGACGGAAGTATTGAGCTCATCGAGTTCGAGCAGACGAATCTAGAGTCGGACGCAGCCGCGCTGGCCGCTCTGGTCGGCGAGATCCACCCCGACCTCATTTCGGATGAGGATGTCGATGAGCTGGCCGCCGCCCTCGAGCCAGGGGCATCGGCCGCGATTCTGGTCTTTGAACACGAGTGGGCCAAACCGCTGCGCAACTCCATTGTCGATTCGGGCGGCGTGCTGGTCGCGAACCTTCGTATCCCGGGCTTGGTCGTCGACGAGGTGCTCACCGCCCTGGACGAATTGTCGGAGATCAGCTGA
- a CDS encoding SHOCT domain-containing protein: MGRPGLVGTMARTAVVAGTATAVAGGVQRHQQNKAMAAQDEQQAEYDTQQAATQSQSEIADLQRQVAEMKAAQTPAAAPVAAPAAGGQGDVISQLEKLASLKQAGILDDAEFASAKAKLLG; the protein is encoded by the coding sequence ATGGGGCGACCAGGACTGGTCGGCACAATGGCTCGCACGGCGGTTGTCGCCGGTACCGCTACCGCGGTGGCGGGCGGGGTTCAGCGGCACCAGCAGAACAAGGCGATGGCTGCTCAGGACGAGCAGCAGGCCGAGTACGACACCCAGCAGGCGGCCACCCAATCCCAGTCCGAGATCGCAGACCTGCAGCGGCAAGTGGCCGAGATGAAGGCGGCACAGACGCCAGCGGCGGCCCCCGTCGCAGCGCCGGCCGCCGGCGGTCAAGGCGATGTTATATCCCAGCTCGAGAAGCTGGCGTCGCTCAAGCAAGCCGGAATCCTCGACGACGCCGAGTTCGCCTCGGCCAAGGCCAAGCTGCTCGGCTGA
- a CDS encoding polysaccharide deacetylase: MTKDIQICVGVDVDAVAGWLGSYGGEDSPNDIQRGVFAGEVGSPRLLKLFDTFDIPTTWFIPGHSLESFPAQMQAVADAGHEIGAHGYCHENPVAMSAEQERDVLMHSIEIIEKMSGRRPRGYVAPWWEMSEHTAALLLEAGFSYDHSQNYNDFVPFYARVGDEWTKIQFDKPASAWMKPLQHGHEVDLVEFCGNWYVDDLPPMMFNKHAPNSHGYVSPRDIEQLWNDQFDWVYRELEYGVFPVTLHPDVSGRPQVLLMLERLLKYWGSHDGVRFVTFEEAATDFRARFPFAQPERPAFGG; this comes from the coding sequence GTGACTAAGGACATTCAGATCTGTGTGGGTGTGGACGTGGACGCTGTTGCCGGCTGGCTCGGTTCCTACGGTGGCGAGGACTCCCCGAACGACATCCAACGCGGAGTCTTTGCCGGAGAGGTCGGCAGCCCACGTTTGTTGAAGCTCTTCGACACGTTCGACATCCCCACTACCTGGTTCATCCCGGGCCACTCGCTAGAGTCGTTCCCTGCTCAGATGCAGGCCGTCGCCGACGCCGGGCACGAGATCGGAGCCCACGGCTACTGTCACGAGAATCCGGTCGCGATGTCGGCTGAGCAGGAGCGCGACGTGCTCATGCACAGCATCGAGATCATCGAGAAGATGTCGGGGCGGCGTCCTCGTGGGTATGTCGCCCCCTGGTGGGAGATGAGCGAGCACACCGCGGCGCTGCTGCTGGAGGCCGGTTTCAGCTATGACCACTCGCAGAACTACAACGACTTCGTTCCGTTCTACGCCCGGGTGGGCGACGAGTGGACGAAGATCCAGTTCGACAAGCCGGCGTCAGCCTGGATGAAGCCCCTGCAGCACGGTCACGAGGTGGATCTGGTCGAGTTCTGCGGGAACTGGTACGTCGACGATCTGCCGCCGATGATGTTCAACAAGCACGCGCCCAACTCGCACGGCTACGTCAGCCCGCGCGACATCGAGCAGCTCTGGAACGATCAGTTCGATTGGGTCTACCGGGAACTGGAGTACGGGGTGTTCCCGGTGACGCTGCACCCCGACGTCTCCGGTCGACCGCAGGTCCTACTCATGCTGGAGCGGCTGCTGAAGTACTGGGGTTCGCACGACGGAGTTCGCTTCGTCACCTTCGAGGAGGCGGCAACGGACTTCCGGGCCCGATTCCCGTTCGCGCAGCCTGAGCGACCGGCCTTCGGCGGGTAA